The following are from one region of the Neurospora crassa OR74A linkage group III, whole genome shotgun sequence genome:
- a CDS encoding succinate/fumarate mitochondrial transporter, translated as MATKVNQDPKKRTSAATNLIAGGGAGMMEALVCHPLDTIKVRMQLSKRGRVPGQAKRGFIRTGVEIVKKETALGLYKGLGAVLTGIVPKMAIRFTSFEWYKQLLADKQTGVVSGQATFFAGLAAGVTEAVAVVTPMEVIKIRLQAQHHSMADPLDVPKYRNAAHALYTVVKEEGFGALYRGVSLTALRQGSNQAVNFTAYSYFKKWLYDYQPEYVGQNLPSYQTTLIGLVSGAMGPLSNAPIDTIKTRLQKSVAQPGETAFQRITKISAEMFKQEGFHAFYKGITPRIMRVAPGQAVTFTVYEFLKQKLERSGPAALTGGRYEE; from the exons atgGCAACCAAAGTCAACCAGGATCCCAAGAAGCGGACTTCCGCTGCCACCAACCTCATCG ctggtggtggtgccggtaTGATGGAGGCTCTTGTCTGCCACCCTCTTG ATACCATCAAGGTCCGCATGCAGCTCTCCAAGCGCGGCCGCGTGCCCGGCCAAGCCAAGCGTGGCTTCATCCGCACCGGTGTCGAGATtgtcaagaaggagacggCGCTCGGTCTTTACAAGGGTCTCGGTGCCGTTCTGACGGGTATCGTCCCCAAGATGGCCATCCGTTTCACCTCGTTCGAGTGGTACAAGCAGCTCCTGGCCGACAAGCAGACTGGTGTTGTCTCGGGTCAGGCCACCTTCTTCGCCGGCTTGGCTGCCGGTGTCACCgaggccgttgccgttgtcaCTCCCATGGAGGTCATCAAGATTCGTCTGCAGGCGCAGCACCACTCCATGGCTGATCCTTTGGACGTTCCCAAGTACCGCAACGCCGCGCATGCGCTCTACACTGTcgtgaaggaggagggttttGGTGCGCTTTACCGCGGTGTTTCCCTGACTGCGCTCCGCCAGGGTTCCAACCAGGCCGTCAACTTCACTGCCTACAGCTACTTCAAGAAGTGGCTCTATGATTACCAGCCCGAATATGTCGGCCAGAACCTGCCCTCTTACCAAACCACTCTTATTGGTCTCGTTTCTGGTGCTATGGGTCCTCTCTCGAACGCTCCTATCGATACCATCAAGACCAGACTCCAGAAGAGCGTTGCTCAGCCCGGCGAGACGGCATTCCAGAGAATTACCAAGATTTCTGCTGAGATGTTCAA GCAAGAAGGGTTCCACGCCTTCTACAAGGGCATCACCCCCCGCATCATGCGTGTCGCGCCCGGTCAGGCCGTCACATTTACTGTCTACGAGTTCCTTAAGCAGAAGCTCGAGCGGAGCGGTCCTGCTGCTTTGACCGGTGGAAGGTATGAGGAGTGA
- the scon-2 gene encoding sulfur controller-2 protein: protein MDSYHLAPSRPTASFGHDNDAPLQHGPLVNSYSHHHNNHSRDTDSDPTDQNCDRKRPEQQARLRSRNSVTNMSSVLMSKTVTPFLREHIPSIYAPIGKPGNQETARAENPNSKYCYRHHPDSKCRRAADKAKMVMIQSELDKLTSADQQAVTHVWSLFSAAPARHRDLMLQGILSQLCFPQLSFVSREVNEALKIDFISALPVELAQKVLCYLDTVSLTKAAQVSQRWRTLADSDAVWVRMCEQHVNRKCTKCGWGLPLLERKKLRNYTRQRQLAKGGPQGRVTELADSHDSQDRSVNQHGKRPAAEAEEEDPIKKRQCMAAAEASKAVTQPKTRSWKAVYRDRWQVSYNWKNSRYKLSVLKGHENGVTCLQLDDNILATGSYDTTIKIWNIETEECIRTLVGHTAGIRALQFDDSKLISGSLDHTIKVWNWHTGECLSTFAAHTDSVISVHFDGHLLASGSSDKTVKIFDFNSKETYCLKGHSDWVNSTHVDIKSRTVFSASDDTTIKLWDLDTRQVIRTYEGHVGHVQQVLILPPEYEPDEEVLNGASQDNQDAMSVSSGGSGSPSMSHAQIERAGSPGSHSSSHNLLPSSLPSGDEDVRHLYGSAFVADESRPLPPRYFMTGGLDSTMRLWDSATGRCLRTLFGHLEGVWSLAGDTIRVISGANDGMVKTWEPRSGKCDATYTGHCGPVTCVGLSDSLMASGSEDGTIRLHSFKPCRQ, encoded by the exons aTGGATTCCTACCACCTCGCCCCGTCTCGTCCGACTGCGAGCTTCGGACATGATAATGACGCCCCGCTCCAACATGGGCCTCTAGTGAACTCCTACTCTCATCACCATAACAACCACTCGCGCGACACCGACTCCGATCCCACCGACCAAAACTGCGACCGCAAACGACCCGAGCAACAGGCAAGGTTGCGCTCCCGCAACAGCGTCACCAACATGTCGTCCGTCCTCATGAGCAAGACTGTCACGCCTTTCCTTCGGGAACACATTCCCAGCATCTACGCCCCCATCGGCAAGCCGGGGAACCAAGAGACGGCCAGAGCAGAGAACCCCAATTCCAAGTACTGCTATAGACACCACCCCGACTCAAAGTGCCGAAGGGCTGCCGACAAGGCCAAGATGGTCATGATTCAGAGCGAGCTAGACAAGCTCACATCAGCG GATCAGCAAGCTGTGACCCACGTGTGGTCCCTGTTCTCGGCCGCCCCTGCCCGACATCGCGACCTGATGCTTCAGGGTATCCTCTCCCAGCTCTGCTTCCCCCAGCTCTCCTTCGTCTCGAGAGAAGTCAACGAAGCCCTCAAGATCGACTTCATCTCCGCCCTCCCCGTCGAGCTCGCCCAAAAGGTCTTATGCTATCTCGACACCGTCAGCTTGACCAAGGCCGCCCAGGTCAGCCAGAGGTGGCGAACCCTGGCCGACTCGGATGCCGTCTGGGTCCGCATGTGCGAGCAACACGTCAACAGGAAGTGCACAAAGTGTGGATGGGGATTGCCCTTGCTGGAACGCAAGAAGCTGCGCAACTACACCAGACAAAGACAGCTGGCCAAGGGTGGGCCACAAGGGAGGGTCACAGAACTGGCCGACTCCCACGACAGCCAGGATCGATCCGTCAATCAACATGGAAAGCGCCCGGCAGcagaggcggaggaagaggacccCATCAAGAAGCGCCAGTGTATGGCTGCAGCAGAAGCCTCCAAGGCGGTAACGCAACCCAAGACCCGAAGCTGGAAGGCCGTCTACCGGGATCGCTGGCAGGTCAGCTACAACTGGAAAAACAGCCGATACAAGTTGTCGGTTCTCAAGGGTCATGAGAATGGTGTCACATGTCTCCAGCTCGATGATAACATCCTTGCGACTGGATCGTACGACACCACTATCAAGATCT GGAACATTGAGACTGAGGAGTGCATTCGGACCCTTGTCGGCCATACGGCTGGCATTCGTGCACTACAGTTTGACGATTCGAAGCTCATCAGTGGCAGTCTTGACC ACACCATCAAGGTCTGGAACTGGCATACCGGCGAGTGCCTCTCCACGTTCGCTGCCCACACCGACTCAGTGATTAGCGTTCACTTCGATGGCCACCTACTCGCCAGTGGGTCGAGCGACAAGACGGTCAAGATTTTCGACTTCAACTCCAAGGAGACATACTGCCTCAAGGGCCATAGCGATTGGGTCAACTCGACCCATGTTGACATCAAGAGCCGAACCGTGTTCTCCGCCTCGGATGACACGACCATCAAGCTGTGGGATCTGGACACGCGCCAGGTTATCCGGACCTACGAAGGACATGTCGGCCATGTGCAACAGGTCCTCATCCTCCCGCCCGAGTATGAGCCCGACGAGGAGGTGCTCAACGGTGCTTCGCAAGACAACCAAGACGCCATGTCAGTATCATCGGGCGGAAGCGGAAGCCCCTCCATGTCGCATGCACAAATCGAGCGCGCCGGCAGCCCTGGCAGCCATAGCTCCAGCCACAACCTGCTACCGAGCAGCCTGCCTAGTGGTGACGAGGACGTGCGCCATCTCTATGGATCCGCCTTTGTAGCCGACGAGTCACGGCCACTTCCCCCGCGCTATTTCATGACAGGCGGGCTCGACAGCACCATGCGTCTCTGGGACAGCGCGACCGGTCGGTGTTTGAGGACGCTGTTTGGCCACCTCGAGGGCGTTTGGTCTTTGGCGGGAGATACGATCCGTGTGATCAGTGGAGCCAACGACGGCATGGTCAAGACGTGGGAGCCGCGCAGCGGAAAGTGCGATGCGACGTATACGGGCCACTGCGGACCCGTGACTTGTGTCGGGCTGAGCGATAGTCTAATGGCCAGTGGCAGTGAGGATGGAACGATTCGGTTACATTCCTTCAAGCCCTGTCGGCAGTGA